A genomic stretch from Megalobrama amblycephala isolate DHTTF-2021 linkage group LG22, ASM1881202v1, whole genome shotgun sequence includes:
- the zgc:111976 gene encoding mediator of RNA polymerase II transcription subunit 1 isoform X1 — translation MESKSERGPASMKTRTLMSNLKSKYADKSWNETIQLVRRCMEKTKGDGRVCEPIAKCLEKINEALNVSSLTAMVSRLEMIAKQKGLGSHLSPTETVCYLTADMFYIEVVLLPGGRVEDVRAAHHGEAPVSSPSLLQLLRMKKFQEFSLKLDDLVSFYNIQGESDVKVKVYTALRHLETDLFKISHLPRSLRESDLHIDLIMNGRIGNVQPGRDGSPMTIEYYISPLDVLMGLSGTGEVSGGRVALVTVGSSDVSHRLQMQSLISSPPQVDSFGFPVFQPLTESCSEFLPATFLLKLQPPLPMLNSFIEKMGKITDGVMSEKHLQVEPLPQLLLKTNKKQNSKISWTDWVQFVVPLPASEYHSYVFPGAEWGRESCKGALIHTVPFDHPGHVPALLDVLRHQAAINVLLASCFSNHNQLIDAGLQYDLRCEVLPESDHCLSVTFSLDDGNHLAVLQVMVVDSNQVSCRLLMPDFVDHKLDDYISRVLMRCMSIPITMRAIRRKVSSLTTHPLPAADPELTTAMESTSTPHSGESVPEIISAVYPSASVSREAVEEERMASSPGYYVMSVASPVADNVNTDAVANPSPCASLGVYSHWVTSGLPAELL, via the exons ATGGAGTCCAAGAGCGAACGTG GTCCTGCAAGTATGAAGACCAGAACCTTAATGTCTAACTTGAAGTCCAAATATGCTGATAAATCTTGGAATGAGACCATTCAACTGGTCCGAAGATGCATG GAAAAAACAAAAGGAGATGGGAGAGTTTGTGAGCCAATCGCAAAATGTCTTGAGAAGATCAATGAGGCACTCAATG TGTCTTCCTTGACAGCCATGGTGTCCAGACTAGAAATGATTGCCAAACAAAAAGG ATTGGGGTCACATTTGAGCCCCACAGAGACGGTGTGTTATCTGACAGCAGACATGTTTTACATCGAGGTGGTGCTGCTGCCGGGAGGAAGGGTGGAAGATGTGAGGGCAGCACATCACGGTGAAGCTCCTGTG tccaGCCCATCACTCCTTCAGTTGCTAAG GATGAAGAAATTTCAAGAGTTCTCTCTAAAGTTGGATGACCTTGTCTCCTTTTACAACATCCAAGGAGAAAG TGATGTCAAGGTTAAAGTCTACACTGCTCTTCGGCACCTGGAAACTGATCTCTTCAAAATATCCCATTTACCAAG ATCTTTGAGAGAAAGTGACCTTCACATTGACCTCATTATGAATGGCAGGATTGGGAACGTCCAGCCTGGCAGAGATG GAAGTCCAATGACAATCGAGTACTACATAAGTCCATTAGATGTTCTCATGGGGTTGTCGGGCACAG GTGAGGTTAGTGGTGGCCGGGTGGCTTTGGTAACGGTGGGAAGCAGTGACGTCTCACACAGGCTGCAGATGCAATCGCTGATCTCTTCTCCACCCCAGGTCGACTCTTTTGG GTTTCCAGTGTTTCAGCCGCTCACTGAATCCTGCTCAGAATTTCTCCCTGCTACCTTTCTTCTCAAACTACAGCCACCGTTACCCATGCTTAATTCCTTCATAGAGAAAATGGGCAAAATCACAG ATGGCGTTATGTCTGAGAAACACCTGCAGGTGGAGCCTCTACCCCAACTTCTCCTGAAGACCAACAAAAAGCAGAACTCCAAGATATCCTGGACAGACTGGGTTCAGTTTGTTGTG CCATTGCCTGCCTCTGAGTACCACAGTTATGTGTTCCCTGGGGCCGAATGGGGCCGCGAGTCATGCAAAGGAGCCTTAATTCACACAGTCCCCTTCGATCACCCCGGCCACGTCCCTGCCTTACTGGATGTCCTTCGCCATCAGGCTGCCATCAATGTCCTACTGGCAAGCTGTTTCAGTAACCACAACCAACTCATAG ATGCTGGCTTACAGTATGACCTGAGATGTGAGGTCCTTCCAGAATCAGACCACTGCCTTTCTGTTACATTCAGCCTTGATGATGGCAACCACCTGGCTGTTC TTCAGGTGATGGTGGTGGACTCTAATCAGGTGAGCTGCAGACTTCTGATGCCTGATTTTGTGGATCATAAATTGGATGACTATATATCCAGAGTCCTTATGCG atGCATGTCCATCCCCATCACAATGAGGGCCATACGCAGGAAAGTGTCCAGCCTGACAACCCATCCCTTACCTGCAGCTGACCCAGAGCTCACCACTGCAATGGAGAGCACATCAACTCCTCACTCGGGCGAATCTGTTCCAGAGATCATCAGTGCTGTCTATCCATCTGCCTCAGTCTCCCGTGAGGCCGTTGAGGAGGAGAGGATGGCCTCTTCTCCAGGCTACTATGTTATGTCTGTTGCTTCCCCAGTGGCTGATAATGTGAATACAGATGCTGTTGCTAACCCTTCCCCCTGTGCCTCTCTGGGTGTCTATTCACACTGGGTGACTAGTGGACTTCCTGCAGAGCTTCTATAG
- the zgc:111976 gene encoding mediator of RNA polymerase II transcription subunit 1 isoform X2 has translation MESKSERGPASMKTRTLMSNLKSKYADKSWNETIQLVRRCMEKTKGDGRVCEPIAKCLEKINEALNVSSLTAMVSRLEMIAKQKGLGSHLSPTETVCYLTADMFYIEVVLLPGGRVEDVRAAHHGEAPVSSPSLLQLLRMKKFQEFSLKLDDLVSFYNIQGESDVKVKVYTALRHLETDLFKISHLPRSLRESDLHIDLIMNGRIGNVQPGRDGEVSGGRVALVTVGSSDVSHRLQMQSLISSPPQVDSFGFPVFQPLTESCSEFLPATFLLKLQPPLPMLNSFIEKMGKITDGVMSEKHLQVEPLPQLLLKTNKKQNSKISWTDWVQFVVPLPASEYHSYVFPGAEWGRESCKGALIHTVPFDHPGHVPALLDVLRHQAAINVLLASCFSNHNQLIDAGLQYDLRCEVLPESDHCLSVTFSLDDGNHLAVLQVMVVDSNQVSCRLLMPDFVDHKLDDYISRVLMRCMSIPITMRAIRRKVSSLTTHPLPAADPELTTAMESTSTPHSGESVPEIISAVYPSASVSREAVEEERMASSPGYYVMSVASPVADNVNTDAVANPSPCASLGVYSHWVTSGLPAELL, from the exons ATGGAGTCCAAGAGCGAACGTG GTCCTGCAAGTATGAAGACCAGAACCTTAATGTCTAACTTGAAGTCCAAATATGCTGATAAATCTTGGAATGAGACCATTCAACTGGTCCGAAGATGCATG GAAAAAACAAAAGGAGATGGGAGAGTTTGTGAGCCAATCGCAAAATGTCTTGAGAAGATCAATGAGGCACTCAATG TGTCTTCCTTGACAGCCATGGTGTCCAGACTAGAAATGATTGCCAAACAAAAAGG ATTGGGGTCACATTTGAGCCCCACAGAGACGGTGTGTTATCTGACAGCAGACATGTTTTACATCGAGGTGGTGCTGCTGCCGGGAGGAAGGGTGGAAGATGTGAGGGCAGCACATCACGGTGAAGCTCCTGTG tccaGCCCATCACTCCTTCAGTTGCTAAG GATGAAGAAATTTCAAGAGTTCTCTCTAAAGTTGGATGACCTTGTCTCCTTTTACAACATCCAAGGAGAAAG TGATGTCAAGGTTAAAGTCTACACTGCTCTTCGGCACCTGGAAACTGATCTCTTCAAAATATCCCATTTACCAAG ATCTTTGAGAGAAAGTGACCTTCACATTGACCTCATTATGAATGGCAGGATTGGGAACGTCCAGCCTGGCAGAGATG GTGAGGTTAGTGGTGGCCGGGTGGCTTTGGTAACGGTGGGAAGCAGTGACGTCTCACACAGGCTGCAGATGCAATCGCTGATCTCTTCTCCACCCCAGGTCGACTCTTTTGG GTTTCCAGTGTTTCAGCCGCTCACTGAATCCTGCTCAGAATTTCTCCCTGCTACCTTTCTTCTCAAACTACAGCCACCGTTACCCATGCTTAATTCCTTCATAGAGAAAATGGGCAAAATCACAG ATGGCGTTATGTCTGAGAAACACCTGCAGGTGGAGCCTCTACCCCAACTTCTCCTGAAGACCAACAAAAAGCAGAACTCCAAGATATCCTGGACAGACTGGGTTCAGTTTGTTGTG CCATTGCCTGCCTCTGAGTACCACAGTTATGTGTTCCCTGGGGCCGAATGGGGCCGCGAGTCATGCAAAGGAGCCTTAATTCACACAGTCCCCTTCGATCACCCCGGCCACGTCCCTGCCTTACTGGATGTCCTTCGCCATCAGGCTGCCATCAATGTCCTACTGGCAAGCTGTTTCAGTAACCACAACCAACTCATAG ATGCTGGCTTACAGTATGACCTGAGATGTGAGGTCCTTCCAGAATCAGACCACTGCCTTTCTGTTACATTCAGCCTTGATGATGGCAACCACCTGGCTGTTC TTCAGGTGATGGTGGTGGACTCTAATCAGGTGAGCTGCAGACTTCTGATGCCTGATTTTGTGGATCATAAATTGGATGACTATATATCCAGAGTCCTTATGCG atGCATGTCCATCCCCATCACAATGAGGGCCATACGCAGGAAAGTGTCCAGCCTGACAACCCATCCCTTACCTGCAGCTGACCCAGAGCTCACCACTGCAATGGAGAGCACATCAACTCCTCACTCGGGCGAATCTGTTCCAGAGATCATCAGTGCTGTCTATCCATCTGCCTCAGTCTCCCGTGAGGCCGTTGAGGAGGAGAGGATGGCCTCTTCTCCAGGCTACTATGTTATGTCTGTTGCTTCCCCAGTGGCTGATAATGTGAATACAGATGCTGTTGCTAACCCTTCCCCCTGTGCCTCTCTGGGTGTCTATTCACACTGGGTGACTAGTGGACTTCCTGCAGAGCTTCTATAG
- the ralaa gene encoding ras-related protein Ral-A, translating to MAAAKPKGQNSLALHKVIMVGSGGVGKSALTLQFMYDEFVEDYEPTKADSYRKKVVLDGEEVQIDILDTAGQEDYAAIRDNYFRSGEGFLCVFSITELESFAATADFREQILRVKEDENVPFLLVGNKSDLEDRRQVSADEAKARADQWGVCYVETSAKTRANVDKVFFDLMREIRARKMEDSKEKNGKKKRKSLAKRIRERCCIL from the exons ATGGCAGCAGCCAAGCCCAAAGGACAGAACTCGCTGGCGCTTCACAAGGTGATCATGGTTGGGAGCGGCGGTGTGGGAAAGTCTGCTTTAACTTTGCAGTTCATGTACGATGAG TTTGTGGAAGACTATGAGCCCACGAAAGCTGACAGCTACAGGAAGAAGGTGGTTCTGGATGGGGAGGAAGTGCAGATAGATATTCTGGACACAGCCGGTCAGGAGGACTATGCGGCTATCCGGGATAACTACTTCCGCAGCGGGGAGGGGTTCCTCTGTGTCTTCTCCATCACTGAATTAGAATCGTTTGCAGCGACTGCTGATTTCAG AGAGCAGATTCTGCGGGTGAAGGAAGACGAGAACGTCCCCTTCCTGTTGGTGGGAAATAAGTCGGATCTGGAGGACCGGAGACAGGTTAGCGCCGACGAGGCCAAAGCCAGAGCAGATCAGTGGGGCGTGTGCTACGTGGAGACGTCTGCTAAGACCCGTGCCAACGTAGACAAG GTTTTCTTTGACCTCATGAGGGAAATTCGTGCTAGGAAGATGGAGGACAGCAAGGAAAAGAAcggaaagaagaagaggaaaagTCTGGCCAAACGAATCCGCGAAAGATGTTGCATTTTATAG